In a single window of the Chelonia mydas isolate rCheMyd1 chromosome 8, rCheMyd1.pri.v2, whole genome shotgun sequence genome:
- the FUBP1 gene encoding far upstream element-binding protein 1 isoform X11, with translation MADYSTVPPPASGAPGGGGGGGGGVNDAFKDALQRARQIAAKIGGDGGTSMNSNDYGYGGQKRPLEDGDGSWTSPSSTTHWEGMPSPFKDQPDAKKVAPQNDSFGTQLPPMHQQQRSVMTEEYKVPDGMVGFIIGRGGEQISRIQQESGCKIQIAPDSGGLPDRSCMLTGTPESVQSAKRLLDQIVEKGRPTPGFHHGDGPGNAVQEIMIPASKAGLVIGKGGETIKQLQERAGVKMVMIQDGPQNTGADKPLRITGDPYKVQQAKEMVLELIRDQGGFREARNEYGSRIGGNEGIDVPIPRFAVGIVIGRNGEMIKKIQNDAGVRIQFKPDDGTTPDRIAQITGPPDRCQHAAEIITDLLRSVQAGNPGGPGPGGRGRGRGQGNWNMGPPGGLQEFNFIVPTGKTGLIIGKGGETIKSISQQSGARIELQRNPPPNADPNMKLFTIRGTPQQIDYARQLIEEKIGGPVNPLGPPVPHGPHGVVPGPHGPPGPPGPGNPMGPYNPAPYNPGPPGPAPHGPPAPYAPQGWGNAYPHWQPPNPPDPGKPGTDPNSAAWAAYYAHYYQQQAQPPPAAPPGGPPTTQTNGQGEQPNPAPAGQVDYTKAWEEYYKKMGQQGQPQDYSKAWEEYYKKQGQAVPAPAGAPPGQPDYSAAWAEYYRQQAAYYAQTSPQGMPQHPPAPQCLPRPSTLGSAAKSNSAEDAASTKS, from the exons ATTGCAGCAAAAATTGGAGGTGATGGAGGGACATCAATGAATTCAAATGATTATGGTTATGGAGGACAAAAAAGACCTCTTGAGGATGGAG ATGGCTCTTGGACAAGTCCGAGCAGTACAACACACTGGGAGGGAATGCCCTCTCCTTTTAAAG ATCAACCAGATGCTAAGAAAGTTGCTCCTCAGAATGACT CTTTTGGAACCCAGCTACCCCCGATGCATCAGCAACAAAG gtctgtaatgacAGAGGAATACAAAGTTCCAGATGGAATGGTTGGATTCA TAATTGGCAGAGGAGGAGAACAGATTTCACGCATACAGCAAGAATCTGGATGCAAAATACAGATTGCTCCTG ATAGCGGTGGCCTGCCTGATAGATCTTGCATGTTAACTGGAACACCCGAGTCTGTTCA GTCTGCAAAGAGACTGCTTGACCAGATAGTTGAAAAGGGAAGACCTACACCTGGCTTTCATCATGGTGATGGACCAGGAAATGCTGTCCAAGAAATTATGATTCCAGCTAGTAAGGCAGGATTAGTTATTGGAAAAGGTGGAGAGACCATTAAGCAACTTCAG GAACGAGCAGGAGTCAAAATGGTCATGATTCAAGATGGGCCACAGAACACTGGTGCAGACAAACCTCTTAGGATTACAGGAGACCCTTACAAGGTTCAA cAAGCTAAGGAAATGGTGTTGGAGTTGATTCGTGATCAAGGTGGCTTTAGAGAGGCGCGCAATGAATATGGGTCAAGAATAGGAGGAAATGAAGGGATAGAT GTCCCAATACCACGATTTGCTGTTGGTATTGTAATTGGAAGAAATGGAGAGATGATCAAAAAGATACAGAATGATGCTGGTGTTAGAATCCAGTTTAAGCCAG ATGATGGAACAACTCCAGATAGGATAGCCCAAATTACAGGACCTCCAGACAGATGTCAACATGCTGCAGAAATTATTACAGACCTTCTTCGAAGTGTCCAG GCTGGTAATCCTGGTGGTCCAGGACCTGGTGGTCGAGGAAGGGGTAGAGGCCAAGGCAACTGGAACATGGGGCCTCCTGGTGGATTACAGGAATTTAATTTTATTGTACCCACTGGAAAAACTGGATTAATCATTGGAAAag GTGGTGAAACTATCAAAAGCATAAGTCAGCAATCTGGGGCTAGAATAGAACTTCAGAGAAATCCTCCACCAAATGCAGATCCTAACATGAAGTTGTTTACTATCCGCGGGACACCACAACAAATTGATTATGCTCGGCAACTTATAGAAGAAAAGATTGGA GGTCCAGTAAATCCTTTGGGTCCACCTGTTCCTCATGGGCCCCATGGTGTTGTTCCTGGCCCACATGGACCTCCTGGACCACCAGGTCCTGGCAATCCTATGGGACCGTATAATCCTGCTCCTTATAATCCAGGGCCTCCTGGTCCCGCACCTCA TGGCCCTCCAGCCCCATATGCGCCACAAGGGTGGGGAAATGCCTATCCACACTGGCAGCCACCAAATCCACCAGATCCAG GTAAACCAGGAACAGACCCCAATTCAGCAGCATGGGCAGCTTATTATGCTCACTACTATCAGCAGCAAGCACAGCCgccacctgcagcccctcctggtGGACCACCTACGACCCAAACTAATGGACAAG GAGAACAACCAAATCCAGCACCAGCAGGGCAGGTTGATTACACCAAAGCTTGGGAAGAGTACTACAAAAAAATGG GTCAACAAGGGCAGCCACAAGATTATTCAAAGGCTTGGGAGGAATATTACAAGAAGCAAG GTCAAGCAGttccagctccagctggggcccCCCCAGGTCAGCCTGATTATAGTGCAGCATGGGCTGAATACTACAGACAGCAAGCAGCATATTATGCCCAGACAAGTCCACAGGGAATGCCACAGCATCCTCCAGCACCACAG TGCCTTCCCAGACCTTCCACCTTAGGTTCTGCTGCAAAAAGCAACAG TGCTGAAGATGCTGCAAGCACCAAATCATAG
- the FUBP1 gene encoding far upstream element-binding protein 1 isoform X19 — MADYSTVPPPASGAPGGGGGGGGGVNDAFKDALQRARQIAAKIGGDGGTSMNSNDYGYGGQKRPLEDGDGSWTSPSSTTHWEGMPSPFKDQPDAKKVAPQNDSFGTQLPPMHQQQRSVMTEEYKVPDGMVGFIIGRGGEQISRIQQESGCKIQIAPDSGGLPDRSCMLTGTPESVQSAKRLLDQIVEKGRPTPGFHHGDGPGNAVQEIMIPASKAGLVIGKGGETIKQLQERAGVKMVMIQDGPQNTGADKPLRITGDPYKVQQAKEMVLELIRDQGGFREARNEYGSRIGGNEGIDVPIPRFAVGIVIGRNGEMIKKIQNDAGVRIQFKPDDGTTPDRIAQITGPPDRCQHAAEIITDLLRSVQAGNPGGPGPGGRGRGRGQGNWNMGPPGGLQEFNFIVPTGKTGLIIGKGGETIKSISQQSGARIELQRNPPPNADPNMKLFTIRGTPQQIDYARQLIEEKIGGPVNPLGPPVPHGPHGVVPGPHGPPGPPGPGNPMGPYNPAPYNPGPPGPAPHGPPAPYAPQGWGNAYPHWQPPNPPDPGKPGTDPNSAAWAAYYAHYYQQQAQPPPAAPPGGPPTTQTNGQGEQPNPAPAGQVDYTKAWEEYYKKMGQAVPAPAGAPPGQPDYSAAWAEYYRQQAAYYAQTSPQGMPQHPPAPQGQ, encoded by the exons ATTGCAGCAAAAATTGGAGGTGATGGAGGGACATCAATGAATTCAAATGATTATGGTTATGGAGGACAAAAAAGACCTCTTGAGGATGGAG ATGGCTCTTGGACAAGTCCGAGCAGTACAACACACTGGGAGGGAATGCCCTCTCCTTTTAAAG ATCAACCAGATGCTAAGAAAGTTGCTCCTCAGAATGACT CTTTTGGAACCCAGCTACCCCCGATGCATCAGCAACAAAG gtctgtaatgacAGAGGAATACAAAGTTCCAGATGGAATGGTTGGATTCA TAATTGGCAGAGGAGGAGAACAGATTTCACGCATACAGCAAGAATCTGGATGCAAAATACAGATTGCTCCTG ATAGCGGTGGCCTGCCTGATAGATCTTGCATGTTAACTGGAACACCCGAGTCTGTTCA GTCTGCAAAGAGACTGCTTGACCAGATAGTTGAAAAGGGAAGACCTACACCTGGCTTTCATCATGGTGATGGACCAGGAAATGCTGTCCAAGAAATTATGATTCCAGCTAGTAAGGCAGGATTAGTTATTGGAAAAGGTGGAGAGACCATTAAGCAACTTCAG GAACGAGCAGGAGTCAAAATGGTCATGATTCAAGATGGGCCACAGAACACTGGTGCAGACAAACCTCTTAGGATTACAGGAGACCCTTACAAGGTTCAA cAAGCTAAGGAAATGGTGTTGGAGTTGATTCGTGATCAAGGTGGCTTTAGAGAGGCGCGCAATGAATATGGGTCAAGAATAGGAGGAAATGAAGGGATAGAT GTCCCAATACCACGATTTGCTGTTGGTATTGTAATTGGAAGAAATGGAGAGATGATCAAAAAGATACAGAATGATGCTGGTGTTAGAATCCAGTTTAAGCCAG ATGATGGAACAACTCCAGATAGGATAGCCCAAATTACAGGACCTCCAGACAGATGTCAACATGCTGCAGAAATTATTACAGACCTTCTTCGAAGTGTCCAG GCTGGTAATCCTGGTGGTCCAGGACCTGGTGGTCGAGGAAGGGGTAGAGGCCAAGGCAACTGGAACATGGGGCCTCCTGGTGGATTACAGGAATTTAATTTTATTGTACCCACTGGAAAAACTGGATTAATCATTGGAAAag GTGGTGAAACTATCAAAAGCATAAGTCAGCAATCTGGGGCTAGAATAGAACTTCAGAGAAATCCTCCACCAAATGCAGATCCTAACATGAAGTTGTTTACTATCCGCGGGACACCACAACAAATTGATTATGCTCGGCAACTTATAGAAGAAAAGATTGGA GGTCCAGTAAATCCTTTGGGTCCACCTGTTCCTCATGGGCCCCATGGTGTTGTTCCTGGCCCACATGGACCTCCTGGACCACCAGGTCCTGGCAATCCTATGGGACCGTATAATCCTGCTCCTTATAATCCAGGGCCTCCTGGTCCCGCACCTCA TGGCCCTCCAGCCCCATATGCGCCACAAGGGTGGGGAAATGCCTATCCACACTGGCAGCCACCAAATCCACCAGATCCAG GTAAACCAGGAACAGACCCCAATTCAGCAGCATGGGCAGCTTATTATGCTCACTACTATCAGCAGCAAGCACAGCCgccacctgcagcccctcctggtGGACCACCTACGACCCAAACTAATGGACAAG GAGAACAACCAAATCCAGCACCAGCAGGGCAGGTTGATTACACCAAAGCTTGGGAAGAGTACTACAAAAAAATGG GTCAAGCAGttccagctccagctggggcccCCCCAGGTCAGCCTGATTATAGTGCAGCATGGGCTGAATACTACAGACAGCAAGCAGCATATTATGCCCAGACAAGTCCACAGGGAATGCCACAGCATCCTCCAGCACCACAG GGCCAATAA
- the FUBP1 gene encoding far upstream element-binding protein 1 isoform X21 has product MADYSTVPPPASGAPGGGGGGGGGVNDAFKDALQRARQIAAKIGGDGGTSMNSNDYGYGGQKRPLEDGDQPDAKKVAPQNDSFGTQLPPMHQQQRSVMTEEYKVPDGMVGFIIGRGGEQISRIQQESGCKIQIAPDSGGLPDRSCMLTGTPESVQSAKRLLDQIVEKGRPTPGFHHGDGPGNAVQEIMIPASKAGLVIGKGGETIKQLQERAGVKMVMIQDGPQNTGADKPLRITGDPYKVQQAKEMVLELIRDQGGFREARNEYGSRIGGNEGIDVPIPRFAVGIVIGRNGEMIKKIQNDAGVRIQFKPDDGTTPDRIAQITGPPDRCQHAAEIITDLLRSVQAGNPGGPGPGGRGRGRGQGNWNMGPPGGLQEFNFIVPTGKTGLIIGKGGETIKSISQQSGARIELQRNPPPNADPNMKLFTIRGTPQQIDYARQLIEEKIGGPVNPLGPPVPHGPHGVVPGPHGPPGPPGPGNPMGPYNPAPYNPGPPGPAPHGPPAPYAPQGWGNAYPHWQPPNPPDPGKPGTDPNSAAWAAYYAHYYQQQAQPPPAAPPGGPPTTQTNGQGEQPNPAPAGQVDYTKAWEEYYKKMGQAVPAPAGAPPGQPDYSAAWAEYYRQQAAYYAQTSPQGMPQHPPAPQCRFDPASIELAL; this is encoded by the exons ATTGCAGCAAAAATTGGAGGTGATGGAGGGACATCAATGAATTCAAATGATTATGGTTATGGAGGACAAAAAAGACCTCTTGAGGATGGAG ATCAACCAGATGCTAAGAAAGTTGCTCCTCAGAATGACT CTTTTGGAACCCAGCTACCCCCGATGCATCAGCAACAAAG gtctgtaatgacAGAGGAATACAAAGTTCCAGATGGAATGGTTGGATTCA TAATTGGCAGAGGAGGAGAACAGATTTCACGCATACAGCAAGAATCTGGATGCAAAATACAGATTGCTCCTG ATAGCGGTGGCCTGCCTGATAGATCTTGCATGTTAACTGGAACACCCGAGTCTGTTCA GTCTGCAAAGAGACTGCTTGACCAGATAGTTGAAAAGGGAAGACCTACACCTGGCTTTCATCATGGTGATGGACCAGGAAATGCTGTCCAAGAAATTATGATTCCAGCTAGTAAGGCAGGATTAGTTATTGGAAAAGGTGGAGAGACCATTAAGCAACTTCAG GAACGAGCAGGAGTCAAAATGGTCATGATTCAAGATGGGCCACAGAACACTGGTGCAGACAAACCTCTTAGGATTACAGGAGACCCTTACAAGGTTCAA cAAGCTAAGGAAATGGTGTTGGAGTTGATTCGTGATCAAGGTGGCTTTAGAGAGGCGCGCAATGAATATGGGTCAAGAATAGGAGGAAATGAAGGGATAGAT GTCCCAATACCACGATTTGCTGTTGGTATTGTAATTGGAAGAAATGGAGAGATGATCAAAAAGATACAGAATGATGCTGGTGTTAGAATCCAGTTTAAGCCAG ATGATGGAACAACTCCAGATAGGATAGCCCAAATTACAGGACCTCCAGACAGATGTCAACATGCTGCAGAAATTATTACAGACCTTCTTCGAAGTGTCCAG GCTGGTAATCCTGGTGGTCCAGGACCTGGTGGTCGAGGAAGGGGTAGAGGCCAAGGCAACTGGAACATGGGGCCTCCTGGTGGATTACAGGAATTTAATTTTATTGTACCCACTGGAAAAACTGGATTAATCATTGGAAAag GTGGTGAAACTATCAAAAGCATAAGTCAGCAATCTGGGGCTAGAATAGAACTTCAGAGAAATCCTCCACCAAATGCAGATCCTAACATGAAGTTGTTTACTATCCGCGGGACACCACAACAAATTGATTATGCTCGGCAACTTATAGAAGAAAAGATTGGA GGTCCAGTAAATCCTTTGGGTCCACCTGTTCCTCATGGGCCCCATGGTGTTGTTCCTGGCCCACATGGACCTCCTGGACCACCAGGTCCTGGCAATCCTATGGGACCGTATAATCCTGCTCCTTATAATCCAGGGCCTCCTGGTCCCGCACCTCA TGGCCCTCCAGCCCCATATGCGCCACAAGGGTGGGGAAATGCCTATCCACACTGGCAGCCACCAAATCCACCAGATCCAG GTAAACCAGGAACAGACCCCAATTCAGCAGCATGGGCAGCTTATTATGCTCACTACTATCAGCAGCAAGCACAGCCgccacctgcagcccctcctggtGGACCACCTACGACCCAAACTAATGGACAAG GAGAACAACCAAATCCAGCACCAGCAGGGCAGGTTGATTACACCAAAGCTTGGGAAGAGTACTACAAAAAAATGG GTCAAGCAGttccagctccagctggggcccCCCCAGGTCAGCCTGATTATAGTGCAGCATGGGCTGAATACTACAGACAGCAAGCAGCATATTATGCCCAGACAAGTCCACAGGGAATGCCACAGCATCCTCCAGCACCACAG TGCAGGTTTGATCCAGCCAGTATAGAACTAGCTCTATAG
- the FUBP1 gene encoding far upstream element-binding protein 1 isoform X17 — protein sequence MADYSTVPPPASGAPGGGGGGGGGVNDAFKDALQRARQIAAKIGGDGGTSMNSNDYGYGGQKRPLEDGDGSWTSPSSTTHWEGMPSPFKDQPDAKKVAPQNDSFGTQLPPMHQQQRSVMTEEYKVPDGMVGFIIGRGGEQISRIQQESGCKIQIAPDSGGLPDRSCMLTGTPESVQSAKRLLDQIVEKGRPTPGFHHGDGPGNAVQEIMIPASKAGLVIGKGGETIKQLQERAGVKMVMIQDGPQNTGADKPLRITGDPYKVQQAKEMVLELIRDQGGFREARNEYGSRIGGNEGIDVPIPRFAVGIVIGRNGEMIKKIQNDAGVRIQFKPDDGTTPDRIAQITGPPDRCQHAAEIITDLLRSVQAGNPGGPGPGGRGRGRGQGNWNMGPPGGLQEFNFIVPTGKTGLIIGKGGETIKSISQQSGARIELQRNPPPNADPNMKLFTIRGTPQQIDYARQLIEEKIGGPVNPLGPPVPHGPHGVVPGPHGPPGPPGPGNPMGPYNPAPYNPGPPGPAPHGPPAPYAPQGWGNAYPHWQPPNPPDPGKPGTDPNSAAWAAYYAHYYQQQAQPPPAAPPGGPPTTQTNGQGEQPNPAPAGQVDYTKAWEEYYKKMGQAVPAPAGAPPGQPDYSAAWAEYYRQQAAYYAQTSPQGMPQHPPAPQKMKHL from the exons ATTGCAGCAAAAATTGGAGGTGATGGAGGGACATCAATGAATTCAAATGATTATGGTTATGGAGGACAAAAAAGACCTCTTGAGGATGGAG ATGGCTCTTGGACAAGTCCGAGCAGTACAACACACTGGGAGGGAATGCCCTCTCCTTTTAAAG ATCAACCAGATGCTAAGAAAGTTGCTCCTCAGAATGACT CTTTTGGAACCCAGCTACCCCCGATGCATCAGCAACAAAG gtctgtaatgacAGAGGAATACAAAGTTCCAGATGGAATGGTTGGATTCA TAATTGGCAGAGGAGGAGAACAGATTTCACGCATACAGCAAGAATCTGGATGCAAAATACAGATTGCTCCTG ATAGCGGTGGCCTGCCTGATAGATCTTGCATGTTAACTGGAACACCCGAGTCTGTTCA GTCTGCAAAGAGACTGCTTGACCAGATAGTTGAAAAGGGAAGACCTACACCTGGCTTTCATCATGGTGATGGACCAGGAAATGCTGTCCAAGAAATTATGATTCCAGCTAGTAAGGCAGGATTAGTTATTGGAAAAGGTGGAGAGACCATTAAGCAACTTCAG GAACGAGCAGGAGTCAAAATGGTCATGATTCAAGATGGGCCACAGAACACTGGTGCAGACAAACCTCTTAGGATTACAGGAGACCCTTACAAGGTTCAA cAAGCTAAGGAAATGGTGTTGGAGTTGATTCGTGATCAAGGTGGCTTTAGAGAGGCGCGCAATGAATATGGGTCAAGAATAGGAGGAAATGAAGGGATAGAT GTCCCAATACCACGATTTGCTGTTGGTATTGTAATTGGAAGAAATGGAGAGATGATCAAAAAGATACAGAATGATGCTGGTGTTAGAATCCAGTTTAAGCCAG ATGATGGAACAACTCCAGATAGGATAGCCCAAATTACAGGACCTCCAGACAGATGTCAACATGCTGCAGAAATTATTACAGACCTTCTTCGAAGTGTCCAG GCTGGTAATCCTGGTGGTCCAGGACCTGGTGGTCGAGGAAGGGGTAGAGGCCAAGGCAACTGGAACATGGGGCCTCCTGGTGGATTACAGGAATTTAATTTTATTGTACCCACTGGAAAAACTGGATTAATCATTGGAAAag GTGGTGAAACTATCAAAAGCATAAGTCAGCAATCTGGGGCTAGAATAGAACTTCAGAGAAATCCTCCACCAAATGCAGATCCTAACATGAAGTTGTTTACTATCCGCGGGACACCACAACAAATTGATTATGCTCGGCAACTTATAGAAGAAAAGATTGGA GGTCCAGTAAATCCTTTGGGTCCACCTGTTCCTCATGGGCCCCATGGTGTTGTTCCTGGCCCACATGGACCTCCTGGACCACCAGGTCCTGGCAATCCTATGGGACCGTATAATCCTGCTCCTTATAATCCAGGGCCTCCTGGTCCCGCACCTCA TGGCCCTCCAGCCCCATATGCGCCACAAGGGTGGGGAAATGCCTATCCACACTGGCAGCCACCAAATCCACCAGATCCAG GTAAACCAGGAACAGACCCCAATTCAGCAGCATGGGCAGCTTATTATGCTCACTACTATCAGCAGCAAGCACAGCCgccacctgcagcccctcctggtGGACCACCTACGACCCAAACTAATGGACAAG GAGAACAACCAAATCCAGCACCAGCAGGGCAGGTTGATTACACCAAAGCTTGGGAAGAGTACTACAAAAAAATGG GTCAAGCAGttccagctccagctggggcccCCCCAGGTCAGCCTGATTATAGTGCAGCATGGGCTGAATACTACAGACAGCAAGCAGCATATTATGCCCAGACAAGTCCACAGGGAATGCCACAGCATCCTCCAGCACCACAG
- the FUBP1 gene encoding far upstream element-binding protein 1 isoform X18 has protein sequence MADYSTVPPPASGAPGGGGGGGGGVNDAFKDALQRARQIAAKIGGDGGTSMNSNDYGYGGQKRPLEDGDQPDAKKVAPQNDSFGTQLPPMHQQQRSVMTEEYKVPDGMVGFIIGRGGEQISRIQQESGCKIQIAPDSGGLPDRSCMLTGTPESVQSAKRLLDQIVEKGRPTPGFHHGDGPGNAVQEIMIPASKAGLVIGKGGETIKQLQERAGVKMVMIQDGPQNTGADKPLRITGDPYKVQQAKEMVLELIRDQGGFREARNEYGSRIGGNEGIDVPIPRFAVGIVIGRNGEMIKKIQNDAGVRIQFKPDDGTTPDRIAQITGPPDRCQHAAEIITDLLRSVQAGNPGGPGPGGRGRGRGQGNWNMGPPGGLQEFNFIVPTGKTGLIIGKGGETIKSISQQSGARIELQRNPPPNADPNMKLFTIRGTPQQIDYARQLIEEKIGGPVNPLGPPVPHGPHGVVPGPHGPPGPPGPGNPMGPYNPAPYNPGPPGPAPHGPPAPYAPQGWGNAYPHWQPPNPPDPGKPGTDPNSAAWAAYYAHYYQQQAQPPPAAPPGGPPTTQTNGQGEQPNPAPAGQVDYTKAWEEYYKKMGQAVPAPAGAPPGQPDYSAAWAEYYRQQAAYYAQTSPQGMPQHPPAPQCLPRPSTLGSAAKSNSAEDAASTKS, from the exons ATTGCAGCAAAAATTGGAGGTGATGGAGGGACATCAATGAATTCAAATGATTATGGTTATGGAGGACAAAAAAGACCTCTTGAGGATGGAG ATCAACCAGATGCTAAGAAAGTTGCTCCTCAGAATGACT CTTTTGGAACCCAGCTACCCCCGATGCATCAGCAACAAAG gtctgtaatgacAGAGGAATACAAAGTTCCAGATGGAATGGTTGGATTCA TAATTGGCAGAGGAGGAGAACAGATTTCACGCATACAGCAAGAATCTGGATGCAAAATACAGATTGCTCCTG ATAGCGGTGGCCTGCCTGATAGATCTTGCATGTTAACTGGAACACCCGAGTCTGTTCA GTCTGCAAAGAGACTGCTTGACCAGATAGTTGAAAAGGGAAGACCTACACCTGGCTTTCATCATGGTGATGGACCAGGAAATGCTGTCCAAGAAATTATGATTCCAGCTAGTAAGGCAGGATTAGTTATTGGAAAAGGTGGAGAGACCATTAAGCAACTTCAG GAACGAGCAGGAGTCAAAATGGTCATGATTCAAGATGGGCCACAGAACACTGGTGCAGACAAACCTCTTAGGATTACAGGAGACCCTTACAAGGTTCAA cAAGCTAAGGAAATGGTGTTGGAGTTGATTCGTGATCAAGGTGGCTTTAGAGAGGCGCGCAATGAATATGGGTCAAGAATAGGAGGAAATGAAGGGATAGAT GTCCCAATACCACGATTTGCTGTTGGTATTGTAATTGGAAGAAATGGAGAGATGATCAAAAAGATACAGAATGATGCTGGTGTTAGAATCCAGTTTAAGCCAG ATGATGGAACAACTCCAGATAGGATAGCCCAAATTACAGGACCTCCAGACAGATGTCAACATGCTGCAGAAATTATTACAGACCTTCTTCGAAGTGTCCAG GCTGGTAATCCTGGTGGTCCAGGACCTGGTGGTCGAGGAAGGGGTAGAGGCCAAGGCAACTGGAACATGGGGCCTCCTGGTGGATTACAGGAATTTAATTTTATTGTACCCACTGGAAAAACTGGATTAATCATTGGAAAag GTGGTGAAACTATCAAAAGCATAAGTCAGCAATCTGGGGCTAGAATAGAACTTCAGAGAAATCCTCCACCAAATGCAGATCCTAACATGAAGTTGTTTACTATCCGCGGGACACCACAACAAATTGATTATGCTCGGCAACTTATAGAAGAAAAGATTGGA GGTCCAGTAAATCCTTTGGGTCCACCTGTTCCTCATGGGCCCCATGGTGTTGTTCCTGGCCCACATGGACCTCCTGGACCACCAGGTCCTGGCAATCCTATGGGACCGTATAATCCTGCTCCTTATAATCCAGGGCCTCCTGGTCCCGCACCTCA TGGCCCTCCAGCCCCATATGCGCCACAAGGGTGGGGAAATGCCTATCCACACTGGCAGCCACCAAATCCACCAGATCCAG GTAAACCAGGAACAGACCCCAATTCAGCAGCATGGGCAGCTTATTATGCTCACTACTATCAGCAGCAAGCACAGCCgccacctgcagcccctcctggtGGACCACCTACGACCCAAACTAATGGACAAG GAGAACAACCAAATCCAGCACCAGCAGGGCAGGTTGATTACACCAAAGCTTGGGAAGAGTACTACAAAAAAATGG GTCAAGCAGttccagctccagctggggcccCCCCAGGTCAGCCTGATTATAGTGCAGCATGGGCTGAATACTACAGACAGCAAGCAGCATATTATGCCCAGACAAGTCCACAGGGAATGCCACAGCATCCTCCAGCACCACAG TGCCTTCCCAGACCTTCCACCTTAGGTTCTGCTGCAAAAAGCAACAG TGCTGAAGATGCTGCAAGCACCAAATCATAG